The following coding sequences are from one Triticum aestivum cultivar Chinese Spring chromosome 5A, IWGSC CS RefSeq v2.1, whole genome shotgun sequence window:
- the LOC123108009 gene encoding BTB/POZ and MATH domain-containing protein 3-like, whose protein sequence is MAEQCKISAAMVSEQRSYARSYVLKVDGYSRAKAFLETGKCLTSDPFSVGGHVWTVECYPNGDNRIHAHYISLFLRLESADAGDVKGKFTLSLLDKNGEPVPSYSRASPVLTFSKKDSCLGYPDFFQKADLERSAHLRDDCITIRCDVTVIHGEETRIPPSDLHQHLGDLLENKDAADLIFQVGAQSFSAHRCVLAARSSVFKVELLGTMKESSAANPIEIYDVEADVFKSLLHFIYTDSVPPVLDVVMASHLLVAADRYNIGRLKLICEEKLCTHIDSNMVATSLALAEQHGFHRLKEACLQFLASPSNFKAMMASDGFEHLTSSCPHVLKELVARILPAEWGVPKDVVMTMWK, encoded by the coding sequence ATGGCAGAGCAATGCAAGATTTCTGCTGCCATGGTATCTGAGCAAAGGTCATATGCGCGGTCATACGTGCTCAAGGTAGATGGATACTCCAGAGCCAAGGCGTTTCTCGAGACCGGCAAGTGCCTTACCTCTGACCCTTTCAGTGTTGGAGGGCACGTCTGGACCGTGGAATGTTACCCAAACGGTGACAATAGGATTCATGCCCATTACATATCCCTTTTCCTACGTCTTGAATCTGCTGATGCTGGAGATGTGAAGGGGAAATTCACGCTCAGTCTACTTGACAAGAATGGAGAACCGGTGCCTTCATACAGCCGTGCCTCCCCTGTACTAACCTTCTCAAAGAAAGATTCATGCTTGGGCTATCCTGACTTCTTCCAGAAGGCTGATCTGGAGCGATCGGCACATCTAAGAGACGACTGTATCACCATCAGGTGCGATGTCACCGTCATCCATGGGGAAGAAACAAGGATTCCTCCAAGCGACCTGCACCAGCACCTTGGTGACCTCCTCGAGAATAAGGACGCAGCAGACCTAATCTTTCAAGTCGGTGCACAGAGTTTCTCAGCCCACAGGTGTGTCCTCGCTGCTCGCTCATCCGTCTTCAAGGTGGAGCTCCTTGGCACTATGAAGGAGAGTTCTGCAGCTAATCCTATTGAAATCTATGACGTGGAAGCTGATGTTTTCAAGTCCTTGCTTCACTTCATATACACTGACTCCGTTCCTCCAGTGCTTGATGTGGTGATGGCCAGCCATCTACTCGTGGCGGCTGACAGGTACAACATCGGCAGGCTGAAGCTGATATGTGAGGAGAAATTGTGCACTCACATCGATTCCAACATGGTGGCCACCAGTTTGGCTTTAGCAGAGCAGCATGGTTTCCATCGTCTCAAAGAGGCTTGTTTGCAATTCCTTGCTTCTCCTTCCAATTTCAAAGCTATGATGGCAAGCGACGGTTTTGAGCATCTGACATCCAGCTGCCCACATGTTCTCAAGGAGCTTGTAGCTAGAATCCTTCCGGCTGAATGGGGGGTGCCAAAGGACGTTGTCATGACAATGTGGAAGTAG